The Vespula vulgaris chromosome 3, iyVesVulg1.1, whole genome shotgun sequence DNA window TACAAAAGTGGCAGACAAACGGCCTATCGCCGGTGTGCGTTCTCTCGTGATTAATACAATTTGAATTTGACGTAAATCCTCGTCCACAATACTTGCAAACGTGAGGCTTGTATCCTGTATGGGTTCTCATATGAAACATAAGGCCTGTATTTTGTCTGAAAGTTTTGCTACAAATATGACATAAAAACCGTTTGAAATTCGAATCCTGTTGTTCTTTCGTACGTTCGTGTATTCGCATATGCCTTTGCaacttgatttctttttcaaaggtTTTATTGCATTCCATGCACGTAAAAATTTTCACCTTTTCGTTACTTTTCCGAGTTCCTTTACGCTTGACAGCACACCCGCATTCCTTACCGCAGCTTAcacaattttcttcttgtacATCGTGAGTGTTCGTCTGATGTTTCAACAACGATTTCTTCGTGTCGTAAGATTTACCACAGATCTCGCAAGGGAAACCCTTCCCTTCGTTATCGGAATCTAATTCTTCTCTAATCCaactatttattaatttaatggcCGACTTGTCGTCCGGTGGTTTTTGAGGTATAGAACAATCTTTATCCTCGTCGTGTCCGTATCTGTCTCTATGGCTCTTGAGTCTGTCCTGCCGAAAGAATTTCATGTTACAAACATTgcaaacaaatttcttttcgtcgtGTATCAACAGATGACGCTGAAGGGACTTTTCCGCGGAATAACATTTGTTGCAATGTTTGCAACGATAAAGCGGTACCTTGTCGAGAGAATCGGATTTATTGTCGCTATTAGAATCAGAACTGgacgtataaaaattatcaattttctcCTCTGCGTCCGATGATACTTGTTTCGTTAAACTTTTTATCGGATCGTTGGCGCCGCTATCGAGCGCCTCTCGATCTTCTACATTTTTCCGATCTTGTACGGAAACGACagatcgattattaatctCCAAAGATTGCACGCTGTTTTCCAGCTTTCTCCTATCCctaatttctttcaatataGAAAATACTTCCTTAGGATTGACTCTTTTGTGAACATTCAAGTGCCGTACCATAGTGTCGGTTTTCctaaaacttttattacatattttgcACGGTACCAAATTTGACTTTTGATTCGACCTGTGATGTTTGCCGTGTTGGAGTAATTTGTCGACATGAAAGAATTGTTTCTCGCACTTTTCGCACTTGAATTCCTTTTCGTCGTGAGTTAAGATATGCCTTTCTAAAGATTTCTTACTGGAATAACGTCTGTTACATCGAGGACATTCGAGATTTAATTCAGAATCCATAACAGAAACTCTGGCTACCTTATTACACGCGCTTTCAGTATTTATAGGCCCATCTTTTTCAGCAGCGTCGTGTTTCGTATtaccatttttctttatatactgcctttgtctctctttgtgATTTCTTAAATTTTCCATCGAGGTAACTCTTTTGAACATCGTCAATCTTCTCGTACGATAGGCTTCTCTTTTGACGACAGACAACTCTTGTATCGACCGCTCAAATTTATTATCCATATCCGGCAATGTCTCATTATCGGTCTTAGGATTATCGTTGAATTCATTTGATACTGGTGCAGTAGAACTTTTTAGAAACGGGGGAGAACTATCGTTATTACAAACGACCAAGTCCTTGCGTAAAGAAGAACGATTATCTGCTTCTTCCGTTAGAACTGCGAAACATTTGTCGGTTTGACAATATTGATcctagaaaaaataataacgaggCATTAATTTAAAAGCAACGTTCGATCGACGCCAAAATAGGGACACATACTTTTACCTCGGTATATCTCAAAGCGTTACCAGTCTTGATCGCTTTGCCATATAATTCTCTCAGCTTCACGTCCGCTCGTTGACATTGTTCCCTGAGTTCGTGAGCCGCGTTGACCCTCGAGATACATTTTGTACAGATATGCTCCGGTAATCCGTCGTTCTCGAAAACCTGAAGCATCCTTAAAGATCTTTATAGATACCATATAGACGCGTATCAATGGTATACGAAAAATATGGAACAGAAGACTGACCTCGATACCTCCGCACAATCGTATCTTTTCCGACAAGTCGTGCACGCTCTTGTCTCTCGTCTCGTGCGCACTTTCGTTCGTGAAAAAGATGCGTTGATTATCGTTGCTCGACGAGAGACAAACGCGACATAAATAGTTACTTCGGTTTGtcattattttcgattgtATTTCCTATTGCCGGTTGTGTTTATCTTaacccccccccccccctatTTGAAGTCGTCGAAAAATCCTTCGTCGAACACGTTTTCACGAAAAAGCCAAACTTTGACGTGATCTCATGGTCGAGTGATATACGCCATCATACGTGTATGtccccatttttttttacttttttcttcgtttcggtcttttttgctttcttttttcgctagAGTATATCGGTAGGAGGTTATGATAAAAAAGCCTATGGTAATTTATAATTCAGGCCAATAAGAAAGATACACATAATAAATGTCCGTTAAAAGTCGAGCGTTTtcaaaagatgaaaatttgtAAACGAACCAGAAGGATTCGATCGAAACTTAAAGAGAGTTTATTAGAATCTCGTCGGCCAAGGAAGACGTTGCTGAAAGATAacagtttgaaaaaaagaagattgaaaTGAATTATAGAAGCTTGTGAAAATATCgtgaaaatttcgaaagaattcgGGGTACTTTCCATTGCGTTATCGGTcgacgagaaggagaagactAAGAACGCGTGCGCGAACTCGAATACTTAgcggaaagagaagagagagacgagtcGGTTGAGTTGAGCGGCAGAGCTCCGCGTGGTCAGTTGGTTGATTGGTCGGTCGATTCGTCGGTAAATTATTTAAGAGGATCTACGTCTTCAGGATAGAAAGGACGATGGCACTATTTCGTTTTAGTTCCAAGCGATGTCTCGAATTACAGGTAAGCGACgaattattatctctttaGTTTTTGCACCGTATTACTGTGTAGAGAGCAGAACGATCAGGAAGATTTGAATAATTCGCAAGAAACAGCGACACGTTTTCCATTTCGGTGCGAAATTCGAACGATCTGCGATAGGTATCGAGAGAGGATAGCATTCCCAAGCTTTCATCTTGTTTCGCGAGACCTACTTTGCCTTGTAATTTTCGCGTTTTCACGAAGAGGAGGTCGATCGATTCcgtcccctttctctctctctctctaccgaTTCTCTCGATATGCCATCCTTTCACGGCACGGTACATTCTTAAGGAGACTCGGATGTTCGGGGAGGGCGTTCGTTTTATCGACCGACATCACCTACCATTGTCGAGCATCGCGAACGACGAATATTACGATAATTCTCGACCTCCGTTTTACGATCCACCTTATCCTGCATCCACAAAGAGATGAAAATCTCACATTCGAAATCTCTACTTCTTCCTGcctgtctgtccgtctgtctgctgttatctctttctctctctctctctccgtctccctttctctctcgtctctctccatctctctctctctctctctctctctctctctctctctctctctctctttcccgcTGACGAAGAGCGTGAGAAAAGAAGCGTACCTATTGGAACGAGCCACTGGAAAGGGTGCCCCGTTATTCGACGGGCAAACGGCGGATGCACTCCAGTGTCAGAAAATACACGACGACGAGTCGAATTTTTCGCTGTACGATAAACACGATATAATATAGGTAAATCGATTTTAGGTCGATTATTTCCTGACACTTCTATATTTTAGGTATTCCGTTAGTGATACATCTAGCTTACCGACCAAGAGTTTACTCTTCGATCAATGTCATCTCTggttatgtaataaaattgttgTGCCGACCGATCGGCAATATCTATCTTTGCTCGTGGACAAATATTCTTTCTCCGTTTAAAGAAGCAGACGAATGAACGGACATgagaatctaaaaaaaatgcTGCATTCTCTATGAAAAAGTAGCTATCGAGCACATCGAAAGGAAATTCTTGTTCGGTCTTTTTCGCGCTAAATCCTACAGCAATACACCTAAGCGCCTTCGTTCTGCCTTGTATCGAGCGTACGTAATACGACGAACGTTCGAAGAAACATTCGTaccaattttataattatcaccGAGGAATGAAAAACCGAACGCGTTATCTAATCGATAGAATCGATTAGAGTTTCTTTCAGCTCTCATACGCGACAAGATGGAAGAATGTGGGGCATCTTGATTCGTCTAAAAATACGAGACGCGTATGTCCGAAAATAGtgaaaaaattgagaaaagcGATCGACCTTTCTTGGATCGGCGTTTGCTGCTTTTGGAGAATGTATCGTCGACGTGCGATCCTAGATCCGGATCTCGGAATGGAATCTTTCGTTCCTCGTAGGGTTCTCGTTCCCGTTTGAATCGTGCTCTCTTTCGTTCGCGGTTCTCTCGAGCCCAACCCTTTGTACATCGTTAAAATCGTTTACatctattttcttgttttcttcggTAATCAGATTTACGTATATCATTACGTATTTTcgatggaaaaggaaaaagagtagTCGTGCCGCGAAGCATTCGCTTAAAGCGCGCACGAGTTATTCGAGGATTCGCGGAGACGCGAACAGAGACGTTCattgaagaaaataagtaataCGATGATAGTAGCGGTATGATAGAGAATGGCGATGTTTATTTTGCGAAGCGTGGGCTAAGTTTGGCGACATTTCGAGGTCAAAAATCTGACCCATTTTCTTGATCCACATTGGTCGTGACCCGTCCCTAGAAATCCTTGGTAGCACCTGCCTTCGCATACCACCCTCGAGCACGATCCGCTTAGATCGGATCGTAGATATCTATCCGTTCCGATCTGCGTGATATCTCGACCGATTTCATTTTTGTCTCTTCTATTTCTGTTTGAAaagtattgaaaataattgtttgCTGCGTAAAGAGTATTTAAAGGAAGCAGTTAGTTCAAAAAGTGTTTCAAGTAACTGGTATCACGTCCTACCGTTGTTGTTATCTAgctgaatatatttttactccGTTCGAATGCGTTCCTGCATGAGCCGAGCAAGAGGAGTTTAGCGAAGGAGCGATCGGGGAAAGGATGTCGGTCGAGCGAAActatcctttctctccttttattttatccaaGATAACGTTCTTTCGCCCTCGTTATAAACGGCTCGGTCGTTACCTAACGTCGCGCATACAGGCATATGGCCTCCGAATCGCATAACGAATTATTTCAGTGTCgcgcttcttccttttctactcGAAAccttactttatttttagtCGGGCGTCGTAAGCAGTAGTTTCATTTTCGTCGAGCGTCTACCAACCAAGGTGTGTAGACCTTGCTCTCGTCTTTAGATAGGATTATTTGTCTATACGCGTGTTTTAATATATCTGTGCGCGcgcgtattttttcttacgtatatatcatattgTTTACGTTACGCGTAAACagtttgaatttatttcggtCCACGTAAATCTGTCCTTGTCGCGTAGGTCCGATCAGCCGTCTGAAATTTAATCGCGCGTTTGGATCTCTAACTCTCTTCCTCGCATTGATACGCGTTGAGCATATATATTTCAGGACTAATAAAGAGCTCTTGAGACCGGACCGCCAACACCCTCCGTCGTTCGTTTTAACGCCGTTTGACGATTACATGACTCGAAATCAATTAGATAATTGCGATTCGCGGGTGTGCACCAACTGGCAATGCCCTTCACAAGCCGCTCTTTATTACGTAATATGCGATACCAAGTGTTATCAGGCGCGCGCGTCGAGTGGTTTATCTtactaataattaatcaaacatacgcacgcacgcgcgcgcataatatatacaattgaTCACACATGTCGTCGATGCGTgataatttgattaaaaatgcGTCCGCACTCGAGCATACGTTCGACGATACGTTTTCCCGAATCGAGGATTTAATGAAACAAGTACACATCTATTCTTGCTATTCCGTACCTATGACTCTCGAGTCGTTTACGTTTCGTTTTCGTGCCAGCGACGAGCCCGTGTCATTCGCGTGTCTCCATCATCGTTCACCTTTCTTTCTACCAACGAACGagtatagataatatttcgttGGATTCGTCCTCGGGCATGCCCCCTGTGTCTTACGCTCCAAGGACTATGATACGACAGAAAGGAACAAATAGATGCCGCTGTAACGCTGAACGGTGAAAGTCGGTACGCGTCTACGTTCGCGGGTACCAACGGGAGATATTCGAAACTGAAGAACCACGCGCGTATCTGGAAGAAACGTTTCCTCTCGCGTCGCAAGAAACTAGTGATCTTACGCCTAAAAAAGGCTTATAGCGATTATATCATCGATTACGCGTTCGTAGTGTATCTAAGTATATCGTACCGACGCTCCTGTGGTATTTAACGCgtcatattttcgataaatcaatGCCTGCGTAAACGTTGCCTCCGTTCCAACGGAAAATATCGTTTCTAACTCGTCCgagaataaaacaaatgatCCGCGTTCGCAATGATAACCAAGTACTTGCCTTCGATTTTAGGAACGTGGTTCGTTTAGTACGAGCACTTTTTTAtggggaggaggagaaagagagcgacAAAGAGCATCCTCCACGGCGCGGTTAAGAAAGTTATATACGGCCGAAAGTTAATCACACGACGAGCGTACCAGACGAGCTTAGTCGAAGTTTCCAAGAGGAAAAATCATTCCTTCGAATTTGACGTGCGCGTAAAGTAAGATTAATCGTCGATCGCTCGTCGATCGCTCGTCGATTAAGGAGAAACGTCGGGCGGTAGGACGAGAGATTGATATTCGACGAAATGGTACCGCGGAAAATAGCAGCAGCTACTTCGTAGGAGGTGGGTGCGCGCGAGGAAGAATCTACGTAACGGGAGATggttacaattttttaactcCTTCGCTAAGATTTTTAATAGCATTACAAAAGTATTATTTCCGTCAGGAGACGGCGGAACGGCAGACGGCAGCAGATAAAAGTTGCTCGTTGTCTCGTGAATTATCGTAACTACGATACGACGAGACGCGAAGCATTTATAATCGAGAAGCAAATAAGTTctatatataagaaacataTATCGGATTGATAAATGTTTAATCGTTATCGTTTCGTTACCAATTGTTGTTCCACCATTGTCGAGTTTAAAGCGTGAGACGAACCGGATCCGATAAGTTCTTCGATCGTTGTACCTGCCTCGGCGATAATTGTAGGTAGTAACGACAATGGCTGTCTCGTGTTACGCACTAAGCACccaatatatctttttccaaACGATCGACCACACATGCCTTGACGCGTCTTCTCGATGCAACGACGAGAGAACAAAAGAATATGTTCTCATATGCCTATCGTTTCGTATCGTTgagaacgaaataatattctttccaTAGGTTATGAAGTACATAGGTACTACGttgatatatttgtgtgtCCAATACTCGTTGTAACGTTAAATTACATAATACGATAAAACACGGGCGATTTTATCTTTAAGTCTATACTGGCCAAGTTCCAAAATCATCGTTTCTCTGAGAACAATGTTGCGACGGAGATTTGACGAAGCGATCGAAGACACGCTCGAATCTTGTGGTTATCTCGTCGATGAAATTCGtacgaaaaattaataaaaattacttggAACAAGTAGAGGCAACCCGAACCTCGATCGAGCTGTTGTTaaaaaacgtaaagaaaagaagatcgatcgattgcaGGTTATACGTCGAatcaaagtaatatttatacgtaaatTATACAGATATTCttacgtaaaaataataactctTTTATAGAGTATGCTATCGAGCAAAAAGATAAGAGCGGTGCGTAAAACGAGGAGTGTGATCTTTGGACAGAAACTTTTAAGAATTGAAAGGTGTAGATCGGCCGACATCTTTCTTATGCACGAATAATGACCGAGTCAACGTTAGTAAATCCAGCTCGTATTCGTCAGATCTAGTTACGAACGATCAAGTTCGAATTTGAATTTCACGGAAGAacgtaacgaacgaacgaacggacggacggacggacgggcggacggacggacggacggacggacggacggacggacggacggacggacggacggacggacgagCGGGCGGACGAACGTAGAAacggacgaacggacgaacggacgAGGCAACGAAGAAACGACTGTCAACGTCACTCGAGTATCACGCGAGTGAGTAAAAATAGAGCCAATCGCGTTACTCGATGGCGAGCGACgattttttcaacgatcgCCGGTATTGCCACCGCCGCGAGGCAAAGCATGATAATGACCTCTAATGCGAGACCTCGTGATCTCGAGACGGGTCCCCATTTTATATCATACCGAACGATCCGATTCATGTACGCGATATGGACGTATCAGCAATGACCACGCGCTTCGTATTAGGATATTACGATCGCGCAAAGTTTTtacgtaaaattatttcgttttcgatcaaaaaatgcaaaagaaattaaccaagatattatagatatatttctcGAAGAACGATACCCCGAATAAAGATCGCTAAGCGAAAGGACGGATAGTCATTTGGCAACAGGAAATTCTTTCGATGTA harbors:
- the LOC127062225 gene encoding zinc finger protein 709-like isoform X3, whose protein sequence is MTNRSNYLCRVCLSSSNDNQRIFFTNESAHETRDKSVHDLSEKIRLCGGIEVFENDGLPEHICTKCISRVNAAHELREQCQRADVKLRELYGKAIKTGNALRYTEVKDQYCQTDKCFAVLTEEADNRSSLRKDLVVCNNDSSPPFLKSSTAPVSNEFNDNPKTDNETLPDMDNKFERSIQELSVVKREAYRTRRLTMFKRVTSMENLRNHKERQRQYIKKNGNTKHDAAEKDGPINTESACNKVARVSVMDSELNLECPRCNRRYSSKKSLERHILTHDEKEFKCEKCEKQFFHVDKLLQHGKHHRSNQKSNLVPCKICNKSFRKTDTMVRHLNVHKRVNPKEVFSILKEIRDRRKLENSVQSLEINNRSVVSVQDRKNVEDREALDSGANDPIKSLTKQVSSDAEEKIDNFYTSSSDSNSDNKSDSLDKDRLKSHRDRYGHDEDKDCSIPQKPPDDKSAIKLINSWIREELDSDNEGKGFPCEICGKSYDTKKSLLKHQTNTHDVQEENCVSCGKECGCAVKRKGTRKSNEKVKIFTCMECNKTFEKEIKLQRHMRIHERTKEQQDSNFKRFLCHICSKTFRQNTGLMFHMRTHTGYKPHVCKYCGRGFTSNSNCINHERTHTGDRPFVCHFCSAAFAKSCTLKAHITTHTGEANYHCKTCGKSFRRLKYLKEHRFTHTGEKPYACKICGTAYSHSGSLFVHEKKCKAQYNNYQATPTQNTQDYGQPQGNVCASTPVIAPIISTLPQSHLSNIGGTLSSQANKTYMESVQRMNAHAAAAAAAAVVGSSSLHVHPSPDIPDVASAVRNIAIIGQVFYS
- the LOC127062225 gene encoding oocyte zinc finger protein XlCOF6-like isoform X2, with product MTNRSNYLCRVCLSSSNDNQRIFFTNESAHETRDKSVHDLSEKIRLCGGIEVFENDGLPEHICTKCISRVNAAHELREQCQRADVKLRELYGKAIKTGNALRYTEDQYCQTDKCFAVLTEEADNRSSLRKDLVVCNNDSSPPFLKSSTAPVSNEFNDNPKTDNETLPDMDNKFERSIQELSVVKREAYRTRRLTMFKRVTSMENLRNHKERQRQYIKKNGNTKHDAAEKDGPINTESACNKVARVSVMDSELNLECPRCNRRYSSKKSLERHILTHDEKEFKCEKCEKQFFHVDKLLQHGKHHRSNQKSNLVPCKICNKSFRKTDTMVRHLNVHKRVNPKEVFSILKEIRDRRKLENSVQSLEINNRSVVSVQDRKNVEDREALDSGANDPIKSLTKQVSSDAEEKIDNFYTSSSDSNSDNKSDSLDKVPLYRCKHCNKCYSAEKSLQRHLLIHDEKKFVCNVCNMKFFRQDRLKSHRDRYGHDEDKDCSIPQKPPDDKSAIKLINSWIREELDSDNEGKGFPCEICGKSYDTKKSLLKHQTNTHDVQEENCVSCGKECGCAVKRKGTRKSNEKVKIFTCMECNKTFEKEIKLQRHMRIHERTKEQQDSNFKRFLCHICSKTFRQNTGLMFHMRTHTGYKPHVCKYCGRGFTSNSNCINHERTHTGDRPFVCHFCSAAFAKSCTLKAHITTHTGEANYHCKTCGKSFRRLKYLKEHRFTHTGEKPYACKICGTAYSHSGSLFVHEKKCKAQYNNYQATPTQNTQDYGQPQGNVCASTPVIAPIISTLPQSHLSNIGGTLSSQANKTYMESVQRMNAHAAAAAAAAVVGSSSLHVHPSPDIPDVASAVRNIAIIGQVFYS
- the LOC127062225 gene encoding oocyte zinc finger protein XlCOF6-like isoform X1 → MTNRSNYLCRVCLSSSNDNQRIFFTNESAHETRDKSVHDLSEKIRLCGGIEVFENDGLPEHICTKCISRVNAAHELREQCQRADVKLRELYGKAIKTGNALRYTEVKDQYCQTDKCFAVLTEEADNRSSLRKDLVVCNNDSSPPFLKSSTAPVSNEFNDNPKTDNETLPDMDNKFERSIQELSVVKREAYRTRRLTMFKRVTSMENLRNHKERQRQYIKKNGNTKHDAAEKDGPINTESACNKVARVSVMDSELNLECPRCNRRYSSKKSLERHILTHDEKEFKCEKCEKQFFHVDKLLQHGKHHRSNQKSNLVPCKICNKSFRKTDTMVRHLNVHKRVNPKEVFSILKEIRDRRKLENSVQSLEINNRSVVSVQDRKNVEDREALDSGANDPIKSLTKQVSSDAEEKIDNFYTSSSDSNSDNKSDSLDKVPLYRCKHCNKCYSAEKSLQRHLLIHDEKKFVCNVCNMKFFRQDRLKSHRDRYGHDEDKDCSIPQKPPDDKSAIKLINSWIREELDSDNEGKGFPCEICGKSYDTKKSLLKHQTNTHDVQEENCVSCGKECGCAVKRKGTRKSNEKVKIFTCMECNKTFEKEIKLQRHMRIHERTKEQQDSNFKRFLCHICSKTFRQNTGLMFHMRTHTGYKPHVCKYCGRGFTSNSNCINHERTHTGDRPFVCHFCSAAFAKSCTLKAHITTHTGEANYHCKTCGKSFRRLKYLKEHRFTHTGEKPYACKICGTAYSHSGSLFVHEKKCKAQYNNYQATPTQNTQDYGQPQGNVCASTPVIAPIISTLPQSHLSNIGGTLSSQANKTYMESVQRMNAHAAAAAAAAVVGSSSLHVHPSPDIPDVASAVRNIAIIGQVFYS
- the LOC127062225 gene encoding oocyte zinc finger protein XlCOF6-like isoform X4; amino-acid sequence: MLQVFENDGLPEHICTKCISRVNAAHELREQCQRADVKLRELYGKAIKTGNALRYTEVKDQYCQTDKCFAVLTEEADNRSSLRKDLVVCNNDSSPPFLKSSTAPVSNEFNDNPKTDNETLPDMDNKFERSIQELSVVKREAYRTRRLTMFKRVTSMENLRNHKERQRQYIKKNGNTKHDAAEKDGPINTESACNKVARVSVMDSELNLECPRCNRRYSSKKSLERHILTHDEKEFKCEKCEKQFFHVDKLLQHGKHHRSNQKSNLVPCKICNKSFRKTDTMVRHLNVHKRVNPKEVFSILKEIRDRRKLENSVQSLEINNRSVVSVQDRKNVEDREALDSGANDPIKSLTKQVSSDAEEKIDNFYTSSSDSNSDNKSDSLDKVPLYRCKHCNKCYSAEKSLQRHLLIHDEKKFVCNVCNMKFFRQDRLKSHRDRYGHDEDKDCSIPQKPPDDKSAIKLINSWIREELDSDNEGKGFPCEICGKSYDTKKSLLKHQTNTHDVQEENCVSCGKECGCAVKRKGTRKSNEKVKIFTCMECNKTFEKEIKLQRHMRIHERTKEQQDSNFKRFLCHICSKTFRQNTGLMFHMRTHTGYKPHVCKYCGRGFTSNSNCINHERTHTGDRPFVCHFCSAAFAKSCTLKAHITTHTGEANYHCKTCGKSFRRLKYLKEHRFTHTGEKPYACKICGTAYSHSGSLFVHEKKCKAQYNNYQATPTQNTQDYGQPQGNVCASTPVIAPIISTLPQSHLSNIGGTLSSQANKTYMESVQRMNAHAAAAAAAAVVGSSSLHVHPSPDIPDVASAVRNIAIIGQVFYS